In the genome of Drosophila subpulchrella strain 33 F10 #4 breed RU33 chromosome 2L, RU_Dsub_v1.1 Primary Assembly, whole genome shotgun sequence, one region contains:
- the LOC119547302 gene encoding uncharacterized protein LOC119547302, translated as MHYIVGLLCLLAIGVNSAPTDKNYFSDLPKCSTDEDQLGDCVKEIFNTLTPRLKDGNPELRIEPYEPLHLNRTSFQYSSGNVNGRITVRNAKIYGFASNRAKEVSVKLNGDKVKLRLVTKMPKMNIVGSYKADMVVNQLQLKPKGDFNVTLLDVEATTVTDGEIYEKDGHRYFRLKNIDSKPKIRDLVIKANGIFADPELDEIALNVANQYWRDIYGIMLPETRQFWQPLMLRMFNEALELVPIDQFLKE; from the exons ATGCATTACATTGTTGGATTGCTGTGCCTGCTGGCCATTGGAGTCAACTCAGCCCCCACGGATAAAAATTACTTTTCAG ATCTGCCAAAATGCTCGACCGACGAGGACCAGCTGGGGGATTGTGTCAAGGAGATATTCAATACGCTAACGCCCCGTCTCAAGGACGGCAATCCCGAGCTGAGGATCGAACCCTACGAACCCTTGCATCTCAACCGAACTAGCTTCCAGTACTCCAGTGGCAATGTCAACGGTCGGATTACCGTTCGCAATGCCAAGATCTACGGATTCGCCTCCAATCGGGCCAAAGAAGTGTCCGTCAAACTCAATGGGGACAAGGTGAAACTGCGCCTGGTCACCAAAATGCCCAAAATGAATATTGTGGGTAGCTATAAGGCCGACATGGTGGTGAATCAGCTGCAATTGAAGCCCAAGGGGGATTTTAATGTAACGCTAT TGGATGTGGAGGCCACAACGGTCACCGATGGTGAGATCTACGAGAAGGATGGTCACCGGTATTTCCGCCTCAAAAATATTGATTCGAAGCCAAAGATTAGGGATTTGGTCATCAAGGCCAACGGAATATTTGCAGATCCAGAACTGG ATGAAATAGCTTTGAATGTTGCTAATCAGTACTGGCGCGATATCTACGGAATAATGCTGCCCGAGACCCGACAGTTTTGGCAACCCCTTATGTTGCGAATGTTCAACGAGGCTTTGGAACTGGTTCCCATCGACCAGTTTCTCAAGGAGTAG
- the LOC119546971 gene encoding proteasome subunit alpha type-1 — protein MFRNQYDSDTTVWSPQGRLFQVEYAMEAVKQGAATVGLKSADFAALIALCRNTKDTDTLQRKIMPVDSHVGMSIAGLTADARQVCQYMRTECMAFRHSYDSEFPVRRLVANLGNKMQATTQRYDRRPYGVGMLVAGYDEQGPHIYQVMPTANVFNCKAMAIGSRSQSARTYLERNMESFDGCGRDELICHGIQAIRGSLGHGDTENLTINVAIVGKGEPFKIFTDAENQTYLNMVKDLEPPLLGEQDALSENGMSEDDLMGQGPSGSGMPANSASDVDTNASTGGHEAR, from the coding sequence ATGTTTCGGAATCAGTACGACAGCGATACGACAGTGTGGAGTCCACAGGGTCGTCTCTTCCAGGTGGAGTACGCCATGGAGGCGGTGAAGCAGGGAGCGGCCACCGTAGGACTGAAGAGCGCTGACTTTGCGGCGCTCATCGCCCTGTGCCGCAATACCAAGGACACGGACACGCTCCAGAGGAAGATCATGCCGGTGGACTCGCACGTGGGCATGTCCATTGCCGGACTGACGGCAGATGCTCGCCAGGTGTGCCAGTACATGCGGACGGAGTGCATGGCCTTCCGGCACTCCTACGACTCGGAGTTTCCGGTACGCCGTTTGGTTGCCAATCTGGGCAACAAGATGCAGGCCACCACCCAGCGATACGATCGTCGGCCCTATGGAGTGGGCATGCTGGTGGCCGGCTACGATGAGCAGGGACCCCACATTTACCAGGTAATGCCGACGGCCAATGTCTTCAACTGCAAGGCCATGGCCATTGGATCCCGTTCGCAGAGTGCCCGCACCTACTTGGAGCGGAATATGGAGAGTTTTGATGGCTGCGGCCGGGATGAGCTGATCTGTCACGGAATACAGGCCATTCGGGGATCTTTGGGCCACGGTGATACCGAAAACCTTACCATTAATGTGGCCATTGTGGGCAAGGGTGAGCCCTTCAAAATATTTACCGATGCCGAGAACCAGACCTATCTGAATATGGTCAAGGACTTGGAACCGCCTTTGTTAGGGGAGCAGGATGCTCTGTCCGAGAATGGGATGAGCGAGGATGACTTGATGGGCCAGGGACCGAGTGGCAGTGGTATGCCGGCCAATAGTGCCAGTGATGTTGACACCAACGCCTCCACAGGTGGCCATGAGGCACGTTGA
- the LOC119547301 gene encoding uncharacterized protein LOC119547301, with protein MARILCALVIILISGLCLATEIELPPVEFKPVREIPGDIPTCREEDINISECIKQGLQQITPRMKYGISELNIPPLDPFEMGKSSYSYNSGLLQGRISMKNVVVYGLSEGIVDKVNFRLKEGRVRMEILSHVPQMFVEGSYKADIKLNDLKLNPKGTFNVTMTDVTMRARPIGELYERDGHTYLRLTKLETEPKVGDLKFYANGLVPDPVLNDVILDFINQYWRQLYQAMLPETLAAWQPLILKSTNDFFAALPFDMLVTKN; from the exons aTGGCTAGAATCTTGTGTGCTCttgttataattttaatttctggCTTATGCTTGGCAACAGAAATTGAGTTGCCTCCAGTGGAGTTTAAGCCGGTTCGAGAAATAC CTGGAGATATACCGACCTGCCGGGAGGAAGACATCAACATCAGCGAGTGCATCAAACAGGGCCTTCAGCAGATAACGCCACGCATGAAGTACGGCATCAGCGAACTGAACATCCCGCCACTCGATCCCTTCGAGATGGGCAAGAGTTCCTACAGCTACAACTCGGGACTCCTCCAGGGACGCATCTCCATGAAGAACGTGGTCGTCTATGGGCTCAGCGAGGGAATCGTCGATAAGGTCAACTTCCGGCTGAAGGAAGGTCGCGTGCGCATGGAGATCCTCTCGCATGTCCCTCAAATGTTCGTCGAGGGCTCCTACAAGGCGGACATAAAACTCAACGACCTCAAGCTGAACCCAAAGGGCACCTTTAACGTAACCATGA CTGATGTCACGATGAGGGCGAGACCCATTGGCGAGCTATATGAGCGTGATGGTCACACCTATCTGCGTCTGACTAAACTGGAGACTGAGCCCAAGGTGGGTGACCTGAAATTCTACGCCAATGGACTAGTTCCCGATCCGGTTCTTA ACGACGTCATCCTGGACTTTATCAATCAGTACTGGCGCCAACTTTATCAGGCCATGCTACCAGAGACTTTGGCCGCCTGGCAGCCCCTGATCTTGAAGTCCACAAATGACTTCTTCGCTGCGTTACCATTCGATATGCTTGTTACCAAGAATTGA
- the LOC119548261 gene encoding uncharacterized protein SPEM3 — protein MAPSNMDYQNESEVSESYTHKKFKTSAYTHKKFGKKSGKEVAPTATTTPLFRPYALDENTPRKRRQETERGVQQQQQLHHYHSLPPTPPTTPPQQHQQYTPPATQLPVTQHPVTQHPVAHSPVFNHQAYAYMLQKQRAVLQMRQLLNINPDANTWPLEWRQALQALLQQ, from the coding sequence ATGGCACCTTCGAATATGGATTACCAAAACGAGTCGGAGGTCAGCGAGAGTTATACGCACAAGAAGTTCAAGACCTCGGCTTATACGCACAAAAAGTTTGGAAAGAAGAGCGGCAAGGAGGTCGCCCCCACTGCCACAACCACGCCCCTTTTCCGTCCGTACGCCCTGGACGAGAATACACCGCGGAAACGGCGACAGGAGACAGAGCGGGGAgttcagcagcagcaacagttgcACCATTACCATTCACTGCCTCCCACGCCACCAACAACACCACCCCAGCAGCATCAGCAATATACGCCTCCGGCCACCCAACTTCCGGTGACCCAACATCCGGTGACCCAACATCCGGTCGCCCACTCACCCGTTTTCAATCACCAGGCCTACGCCTACATGCTACAGAAGCAACGGGCCGTGCTCCAGATGCGCCAACTGCTCAACATCAATCCGGATGCCAACACTTGGCCTCTGGAATGGCGACAGGCCCTCCAGGCGCTGCTTCAACAGTAA
- the LOC119547105 gene encoding serpin B10-like isoform X4 codes for MTVAVSIGLLVFQWLGQGEGLIPSELYPAGWPPRQYPTMLHRAIVDGVTNNDPPEGLMIAHDPVRTAFGVLLASSNGPTADEVREAMTVPSQSTDPNQLAYTDPRNLKPFSDKFNESSYIGAYVPPQLEIRPEYEEEIRDMDVDLVPSFDNGTMERLLDKLTAISKELSDSLSSDDIPYRLRLQPEVFIVTAASFKAVWADADFHIENRRMREFNVDERRRTYVDTLYSLAKRRQVAHLHGLRATMLLLPLKDSRVQFMVLLPDLINGLRQLEKELEFVDLRGLLGVKMDTRRYDVRLPLIRIVTNLELADNLGFLGIRQAFNPKNADLSQITGQRERLWVRRFPHLTYFTLNEHGINVRRNKRTRVIHNGETRNHFYASHPFFFAMLDEHKIYATGRYGQLAVDPDDM; via the exons ATGACAG TTGCGGTTTCGATCGGCTTATTGGTGTTCCAGTGGTTGGGCCAGGGCGAAGGTTTAATCCCCAGTGAACTTTACCCGGCTGGCTGGCCACCCCGTCAATATCCCACGATGCTCCATAGGGCGATTGTGGACGGGGTGACCAATAATGATCCGCCTGAAGGTCTGATGATCGCCCATGACCCAGTGCGCACAGCCTTTGGTGTTCTACTGGCCAGTTCCAATGGCCCCACGGCGGATGAGGTACGGGAGGCCATGACTGTGCCCTCCCAATCTACGGATCCCAATCAATTAGCCTATACAGATCCCCGGAACCTGAAACCGTTCTCGGATAAGTTCAACGAGTCCAGCTACATAGGCGCCTATGTACCACCTCAACTGGAGATAAGGCCGGAATATGAGGAGGAGATTCGCGACATGGACGTGGATCTGGTGCCCTCTTTTGACAATGGCACGATGGAAAGACTCTTGGATAAGTTAACGGCTATCAGTAAGGAGCTGTCGGACTCCCTTTCTTCGGATGACATACCCTATAGGCTGCGTCTACAGCCTGAGGTGTTCATTGTGACAGCAGCCTCTTTTAAGGCCGTGTGGGCGGATGCAGATTTCCACATCGAGAACCGGCGGATGAGGGAGTTCAATGTGGacgagcgacgacgaacctATGTGGACACACTCTACAGCCTGGCAAAGAGGCGTCAGGTGGCCCATCTCCATGGTCTGAGGGCCACCATGCTGCTGCTCCCACTGAAGGATAGTCGAGTCCAGTTCATGGTCCTCTTGCCGGATCTTATCAACGGATTACGACAGCTCGAAAAGGAACTGGAATTTGTGGATCTGCGAGGCTTGCTCGGGGTGAAGATGGATACCCGCCGGTACGATGTTCGTCTGCCTCTGATAAGGATCGTCACCAATCTGGAGCTGGCCGACAATTTGGGCTTTCTCGGCATTCGCCAGGCTTTCAATCCCAAAAATGCCGATCTCAGTCAGATAACAGGGCAAAGAGAGCGACTTTGGGTGCGCCGATTCCCACATTTGACCTACTTCACACTAAACGAGCACGGCATTAATGTTCGGAGAAATAAAA GAACACGAGTGATACATAATGGTGAGACACGGAACCACTTCTACGCTTCACATCCATTCTTTTTCGCTATGCTGGACGAGCATAAGATCTATGCTACGGGTCGATATGGCCAACTAGCGGTTGATCCAGATGATATGTAA
- the LOC119548625 gene encoding protein Mabiki, with translation MENYTHKKFTGALKRKRSQDADSDDDVVFIMEQPGQRTPEQPQPKRRFFRPWTDESAETEQPQPPRKTEARATPPPDATYHANMVRNHHKRRQRSPQEQLRRDRNTLASLRHRRSQQQQQQLIEQQYLTSRIQHEAHLQQQIRLSLYYVRFLQQSMASMQPLPPTQPKQMIPPQQTTTQHP, from the coding sequence ATGGAGAACTATACCCACAAGAAGTTCACTGGAGCCCTGAAGCGAAAGCGCAGCCAGGATGCAGACTCCGATGACGATGTGGTCTTCATCATGGAGCAGCCGGGCCAGCGGACCCCGGAGCAGCCACAGCCGAAGCGTCGCTTCTTCCGCCCCTGGACGGATGAGTCCGCCGAGACGGAGCAGCCCCAGCCGCCTCGCAAGACTGAGGCCAGagcaacaccaccaccagatgCCACCTACCACGCCAACATGGTGCGCAACCATCACAAGCGCCGCCAACGCAGCCCCCAGGAGCAACTGCGTCGGGATCGGAACACCTTGGCCAGCCTGCGCCACCGACGctcccagcagcaacagcagcagctcaTCGAACAGCAGTACCTGACCAGCCGGATCCAGCACGAGGCCCATCTGCAGCAGCAGATCCGCCTGAGCCTCTACTACGTGCGCTTCCTGCAGCAATCGATGGCTTCCATGCAGCCTCTGCCTCCCACACAGCCAAAGCAGATGATCCCACCCCAACAGACCACCACCCAGCATCCTTGA
- the LOC119546169 gene encoding protein Mabiki: MDSHQIYRHKKFDVGRKVEELELLLKEELISRSGTPCTSRSASDEADQSISLGFSEDTEYPPLPKRRRLGSSSSSVSYHSPSPIITEAIQDIFKYHVNMVRKFPKKERTPKDQERRNKNTIACRMSRRKKKFDDLQIEQQYKECSSEHLKIAEQSLRARVYLNHLKQLVKQEDHHPLPSPRRIPEDSPKRNFTIDYLIGGIKQENV, translated from the coding sequence ATGGATAGCCATCAGATCTATCGCCACAAAAAATTCGATGTTGGTCGAAAAGTTGAGGAACTCGAGTTGCTCCTCAAGGAAGAGCTAATCTCCCGAAGCGGCACACCCTGCACCAGTCGGAGTGCTTCCGATGAAGCCGATCAGTCCATCAGCCTGGGATTCAGTGAGGATACTGAATATCCCCCACTGCCAAAGCGCCGTCGTTTGGGTTCCTCATCCTCCAGCGTTTCCTACCACTCACCCAGTCCGATCATAACCGAGGCCATCCAAGACATCTTCAAGTACCACGTCAACATGGTGCGCAAGTTTCCCAAGAAGGAGCGCACGCCTAAGGATCAGGAGCGCCGGAACAAGAACACCATTGCCTGCCGGATGAGTCGGCGAAAGAAGAAGTTCGATGACCTGCAGATCGAACAGCAGTACAAGGAGTGCTCCTCCGAACACCTCAAGATCGCCGAGCAGAGCCTGCGAGCCAGGGTCTATCTGAATCACCTGAAGCAGCTGGTCAAGCAGGAGGATCACCACCCGCTGCCATCTCCAAGGAGAATCCCGGAAGATAGTCCCAAGAGAAACTTTACCATCGACTACCTGATTGGTGGCATTAAGCAGGAGAACGTTTAG
- the LOC119547105 gene encoding serpin B10-like isoform X2: protein MTVAVSIGLLVFQWLGQGEGLIPSELYPAGWPPRQYPTMLHRAIVDGVTNNDPPEGLMIAHDPVRTAFGVLLASSNGPTADEVREAMTVPSQSTDPNQLAYTDPRNLKPFSDKFNESSYIGAYVPPQLEIRPEYEEEIRDMDVDLVPSFDNGTMERLLDKLTAISKELSDSLSSDDIPYRLRLQPEVFIVTAASFKAVWADADFHIENRRMREFNVDERRRTYVDTLYSLAKRRQVAHLHGLRATMLLLPLKDSRVQFMVLLPDLINGLRQLEKELEFVDLRGLLGVKMDTRRYDVRLPLIRIVTNLELADNLGFLGIRQAFNPKNADLSQITGQRERLWVRRFPHLTYFTLNEHGINVRRNKSMGTRVIHNGETRNHFYASHPFFFAMLDEHKIYATGRYGQLAVDPDDM from the exons ATGACAG TTGCGGTTTCGATCGGCTTATTGGTGTTCCAGTGGTTGGGCCAGGGCGAAGGTTTAATCCCCAGTGAACTTTACCCGGCTGGCTGGCCACCCCGTCAATATCCCACGATGCTCCATAGGGCGATTGTGGACGGGGTGACCAATAATGATCCGCCTGAAGGTCTGATGATCGCCCATGACCCAGTGCGCACAGCCTTTGGTGTTCTACTGGCCAGTTCCAATGGCCCCACGGCGGATGAGGTACGGGAGGCCATGACTGTGCCCTCCCAATCTACGGATCCCAATCAATTAGCCTATACAGATCCCCGGAACCTGAAACCGTTCTCGGATAAGTTCAACGAGTCCAGCTACATAGGCGCCTATGTACCACCTCAACTGGAGATAAGGCCGGAATATGAGGAGGAGATTCGCGACATGGACGTGGATCTGGTGCCCTCTTTTGACAATGGCACGATGGAAAGACTCTTGGATAAGTTAACGGCTATCAGTAAGGAGCTGTCGGACTCCCTTTCTTCGGATGACATACCCTATAGGCTGCGTCTACAGCCTGAGGTGTTCATTGTGACAGCAGCCTCTTTTAAGGCCGTGTGGGCGGATGCAGATTTCCACATCGAGAACCGGCGGATGAGGGAGTTCAATGTGGacgagcgacgacgaacctATGTGGACACACTCTACAGCCTGGCAAAGAGGCGTCAGGTGGCCCATCTCCATGGTCTGAGGGCCACCATGCTGCTGCTCCCACTGAAGGATAGTCGAGTCCAGTTCATGGTCCTCTTGCCGGATCTTATCAACGGATTACGACAGCTCGAAAAGGAACTGGAATTTGTGGATCTGCGAGGCTTGCTCGGGGTGAAGATGGATACCCGCCGGTACGATGTTCGTCTGCCTCTGATAAGGATCGTCACCAATCTGGAGCTGGCCGACAATTTGGGCTTTCTCGGCATTCGCCAGGCTTTCAATCCCAAAAATGCCGATCTCAGTCAGATAACAGGGCAAAGAGAGCGACTTTGGGTGCGCCGATTCCCACATTTGACCTACTTCACACTAAACGAGCACGGCATTAATGTTCGGAGAAATAAAAGTATGG GAACACGAGTGATACATAATGGTGAGACACGGAACCACTTCTACGCTTCACATCCATTCTTTTTCGCTATGCTGGACGAGCATAAGATCTATGCTACGGGTCGATATGGCCAACTAGCGGTTGATCCAGATGATATGTAA
- the LOC119547105 gene encoding serpin B10-like isoform X3, whose protein sequence is MTVAVSIGLLVFQWLGQGEGLIPSELYPAGWPPRQYPTMLHRAIVDGVTNNDPPEGLMIAHDPVRTAFGVLLASSNGPTADEVREAMTVPSQSTDPNQLAYTDPRNLKPFSDKFNESSYIGAYVPPQLEIRPEYEEEIRDMDVDLVPSFDNGTMERLLDKLTAISKELSDSLSSDDIPYRLRLQPEVFIVTAASFKAVWADADFHIENRRMREFNVDERRRTYVDTLYSLAKRRQVAHLHGLRATMLLLPLKDSRVQFMVLLPDLINGLRQLEKELEFVDLRGLLGVKMDTRRYDVRLPLIRIVTNLELADNLGFLGIRQAFNPKNADLSQITGQRERLWVRRFPHLTYFTLNEHGINVRRNKTGTRVIHNGETRNHFYASHPFFFAMLDEHKIYATGRYGQLAVDPDDM, encoded by the exons ATGACAG TTGCGGTTTCGATCGGCTTATTGGTGTTCCAGTGGTTGGGCCAGGGCGAAGGTTTAATCCCCAGTGAACTTTACCCGGCTGGCTGGCCACCCCGTCAATATCCCACGATGCTCCATAGGGCGATTGTGGACGGGGTGACCAATAATGATCCGCCTGAAGGTCTGATGATCGCCCATGACCCAGTGCGCACAGCCTTTGGTGTTCTACTGGCCAGTTCCAATGGCCCCACGGCGGATGAGGTACGGGAGGCCATGACTGTGCCCTCCCAATCTACGGATCCCAATCAATTAGCCTATACAGATCCCCGGAACCTGAAACCGTTCTCGGATAAGTTCAACGAGTCCAGCTACATAGGCGCCTATGTACCACCTCAACTGGAGATAAGGCCGGAATATGAGGAGGAGATTCGCGACATGGACGTGGATCTGGTGCCCTCTTTTGACAATGGCACGATGGAAAGACTCTTGGATAAGTTAACGGCTATCAGTAAGGAGCTGTCGGACTCCCTTTCTTCGGATGACATACCCTATAGGCTGCGTCTACAGCCTGAGGTGTTCATTGTGACAGCAGCCTCTTTTAAGGCCGTGTGGGCGGATGCAGATTTCCACATCGAGAACCGGCGGATGAGGGAGTTCAATGTGGacgagcgacgacgaacctATGTGGACACACTCTACAGCCTGGCAAAGAGGCGTCAGGTGGCCCATCTCCATGGTCTGAGGGCCACCATGCTGCTGCTCCCACTGAAGGATAGTCGAGTCCAGTTCATGGTCCTCTTGCCGGATCTTATCAACGGATTACGACAGCTCGAAAAGGAACTGGAATTTGTGGATCTGCGAGGCTTGCTCGGGGTGAAGATGGATACCCGCCGGTACGATGTTCGTCTGCCTCTGATAAGGATCGTCACCAATCTGGAGCTGGCCGACAATTTGGGCTTTCTCGGCATTCGCCAGGCTTTCAATCCCAAAAATGCCGATCTCAGTCAGATAACAGGGCAAAGAGAGCGACTTTGGGTGCGCCGATTCCCACATTTGACCTACTTCACACTAAACGAGCACGGCATTAATGTTCGGAGAAATAAAA CAGGAACACGAGTGATACATAATGGTGAGACACGGAACCACTTCTACGCTTCACATCCATTCTTTTTCGCTATGCTGGACGAGCATAAGATCTATGCTACGGGTCGATATGGCCAACTAGCGGTTGATCCAGATGATATGTAA
- the LOC119547105 gene encoding serpin B10-like isoform X1: MTVAVSIGLLVFQWLGQGEGLIPSELYPAGWPPRQYPTMLHRAIVDGVTNNDPPEGLMIAHDPVRTAFGVLLASSNGPTADEVREAMTVPSQSTDPNQLAYTDPRNLKPFSDKFNESSYIGAYVPPQLEIRPEYEEEIRDMDVDLVPSFDNGTMERLLDKLTAISKELSDSLSSDDIPYRLRLQPEVFIVTAASFKAVWADADFHIENRRMREFNVDERRRTYVDTLYSLAKRRQVAHLHGLRATMLLLPLKDSRVQFMVLLPDLINGLRQLEKELEFVDLRGLLGVKMDTRRYDVRLPLIRIVTNLELADNLGFLGIRQAFNPKNADLSQITGQRERLWVRRFPHLTYFTLNEHGINVRRNKSMAGTRVIHNGETRNHFYASHPFFFAMLDEHKIYATGRYGQLAVDPDDM; the protein is encoded by the exons ATGACAG TTGCGGTTTCGATCGGCTTATTGGTGTTCCAGTGGTTGGGCCAGGGCGAAGGTTTAATCCCCAGTGAACTTTACCCGGCTGGCTGGCCACCCCGTCAATATCCCACGATGCTCCATAGGGCGATTGTGGACGGGGTGACCAATAATGATCCGCCTGAAGGTCTGATGATCGCCCATGACCCAGTGCGCACAGCCTTTGGTGTTCTACTGGCCAGTTCCAATGGCCCCACGGCGGATGAGGTACGGGAGGCCATGACTGTGCCCTCCCAATCTACGGATCCCAATCAATTAGCCTATACAGATCCCCGGAACCTGAAACCGTTCTCGGATAAGTTCAACGAGTCCAGCTACATAGGCGCCTATGTACCACCTCAACTGGAGATAAGGCCGGAATATGAGGAGGAGATTCGCGACATGGACGTGGATCTGGTGCCCTCTTTTGACAATGGCACGATGGAAAGACTCTTGGATAAGTTAACGGCTATCAGTAAGGAGCTGTCGGACTCCCTTTCTTCGGATGACATACCCTATAGGCTGCGTCTACAGCCTGAGGTGTTCATTGTGACAGCAGCCTCTTTTAAGGCCGTGTGGGCGGATGCAGATTTCCACATCGAGAACCGGCGGATGAGGGAGTTCAATGTGGacgagcgacgacgaacctATGTGGACACACTCTACAGCCTGGCAAAGAGGCGTCAGGTGGCCCATCTCCATGGTCTGAGGGCCACCATGCTGCTGCTCCCACTGAAGGATAGTCGAGTCCAGTTCATGGTCCTCTTGCCGGATCTTATCAACGGATTACGACAGCTCGAAAAGGAACTGGAATTTGTGGATCTGCGAGGCTTGCTCGGGGTGAAGATGGATACCCGCCGGTACGATGTTCGTCTGCCTCTGATAAGGATCGTCACCAATCTGGAGCTGGCCGACAATTTGGGCTTTCTCGGCATTCGCCAGGCTTTCAATCCCAAAAATGCCGATCTCAGTCAGATAACAGGGCAAAGAGAGCGACTTTGGGTGCGCCGATTCCCACATTTGACCTACTTCACACTAAACGAGCACGGCATTAATGTTCGGAGAAATAAAAGTATGG CAGGAACACGAGTGATACATAATGGTGAGACACGGAACCACTTCTACGCTTCACATCCATTCTTTTTCGCTATGCTGGACGAGCATAAGATCTATGCTACGGGTCGATATGGCCAACTAGCGGTTGATCCAGATGATATGTAA
- the LOC119548608 gene encoding protein Mabiki, producing the protein MENTASYAHKKFVVSKRKRDLDHDKENFNHQSEQPVTKRRQNQGFFRPWLDNDQNQEKEPAAPVEKPTLVPGSSVSQYHANMVRRTQAQRQRSPKEQMRRDRNTLACLFSRRAKQAQEERMSQQYEQYRSHHAAMLEQQVRLSLYYRQILQQAVFQRAINPSPAHLLPQQQQQFLQQMALSQQMLIFGGQH; encoded by the coding sequence atgGAGAACACAGCCAGTTATGCCCACAAGAAGTTTGTCGTCAGCAAGCGGAAAAGGGACTTGGACCACGACAAGGAGAACTTTAACCATCAGTCGGAGCAGCCGGTCACCAAGCGTCGCCAGAACCAGGGATTCTTCCGCCCCTGGCTGGATAACGATCAGAACCAGGAGAAGGAGCCGGCGGCACCAGTGGAGAAACCCACATTAGTCCCAGGATCCTCAGTCAGCCAGTACCATGCCAACATGGTGCGACGCACCCAGGCCCAACGCCAGCGAAGCCCCAAGGAGCAGATGCGCCGGGATCGGAACACCCTCGCCTGCCTCTTTAGCCGACGGGCCAAGCAGGCCCAGGAGGAGCGGATGAGTCAGCAGTACGAGCAGTACCGGAGTCACCATGCCGCCATGCTGGAACAGCAGGTCCGCCTGAGCCTCTACTACCGCCAGATCCTCCAGCAGGCGGTCTTCCAGCGAGCCATCAACCCCTCGCCAGCACATCTCCTGccccaacagcaacagcagttCCTCCAGCAGATGGCCCTCTCCCAGCAGATGCTCATCTTTGGTGGTCAGCACTGA